From Trueperella pecoris, a single genomic window includes:
- a CDS encoding DsbA family protein encodes MAGNDQKAHAASKKEKREIARERARILREQEAKRQRRNKALMIGGALVALLLVVFAMLQLLGKTGQPNTGTYTGTARPAKIANITDDYGIDVNAQGVAGKSVEGAGVLSVYSDYTCGGCINLESGYAAKYHQHAEAGELSVRLYPVATLNNPISDNATAAMFYVATYAPEQAWAYNDALFERTAKTVKEHASHPTEAEFADIAAKVGVPKDVVNDLPASIAAEDWKGVVKSATEAFRGKNYNATPTLEVNGTVDDSWLKDGNVEAVIQAAIDAGKK; translated from the coding sequence ATGGCAGGAAACGACCAGAAAGCCCACGCGGCTTCCAAGAAGGAAAAGCGCGAGATCGCTCGCGAAAGGGCCCGCATTCTGCGCGAGCAGGAAGCCAAGCGTCAGCGCCGCAACAAGGCCCTGATGATTGGGGGCGCCCTCGTCGCGCTCCTGCTTGTCGTCTTCGCCATGCTCCAGCTCCTAGGCAAGACGGGCCAGCCGAACACCGGCACCTACACCGGCACCGCGCGTCCGGCCAAGATCGCCAACATCACCGACGACTACGGCATCGACGTGAATGCGCAAGGCGTTGCGGGTAAGAGCGTCGAGGGTGCCGGGGTACTTTCGGTCTACTCGGACTACACCTGCGGGGGCTGCATCAACCTCGAGTCCGGCTACGCCGCGAAGTATCACCAGCACGCCGAAGCCGGCGAACTCTCCGTTCGCCTCTACCCGGTGGCAACCCTGAACAACCCCATCTCGGACAACGCCACGGCCGCAATGTTCTACGTCGCTACATACGCGCCCGAGCAGGCGTGGGCCTACAACGACGCACTTTTCGAGCGCACCGCGAAGACCGTCAAAGAGCATGCCTCCCACCCGACTGAGGCGGAATTCGCTGATATCGCCGCGAAGGTTGGTGTTCCGAAAGATGTTGTCAACGACCTGCCGGCATCCATCGCCGCCGAAGATTGGAAGGGTGTGGTCAAATCGGCGACGGAGGCCTTCCGTGGGAAGAATTACAACGCCACTCCCACCCTCGAGGTCAACGGCACGGTTGACGATTCCTGGCTCAAGGACGGCAACGTCGAGGCCGTGATCCAGGCCGCCATCGACGCCGGCAAGAAGTAG
- a CDS encoding AGE family epimerase/isomerase — protein MIVTDQLQSWLDSEFAALVDFARRSRTQYGFSTLDAAGNADEAAGLQLWINCRMTHVFCLATLRGDESARDFATHGIAALRENFYDAVYGGFFTNLDYATGAPVTEVDARKAAYAHAFVLLASSSGMQAGILGARELYELALDAHESHFWECEFGLVCESFDRGFTQSEDYRGANANMHTLEASLAAWDATADPRWLEKAGSILAFVLGEAEKIGWRIPEHFDANWHLLPDFNKDRPADPFRPFGLTPGHGIEWARLAMHYWAAKARLGGLSDASNGTDADDAPAGATNDAEVPAAPADVAREDSDLDRLPSQARALFLQAIADGWFADGEPGIVYTTDFAGTPVVHERMHWTVCEALSASAAFATYGQEVGEADVVADMERWFDTFLAFAKEHLIEAPGRWIHELDRTNSPSGITWPGKPDVYHAAQCVLMPNLPLTPTFAGALKLT, from the coding sequence ATGATCGTGACCGACCAGCTTCAATCGTGGCTCGACTCCGAGTTTGCAGCGCTCGTTGACTTTGCGCGGCGCTCGCGCACGCAATACGGCTTTTCCACGCTGGATGCTGCCGGCAACGCCGATGAGGCCGCGGGTCTCCAGCTGTGGATCAATTGCCGTATGACTCACGTCTTCTGCCTCGCCACGCTCCGCGGCGACGAGTCCGCTCGCGACTTCGCAACACACGGCATCGCGGCCTTGCGTGAGAATTTCTACGACGCCGTTTACGGCGGGTTCTTCACGAATCTCGACTATGCGACGGGCGCGCCGGTGACCGAAGTAGACGCGCGCAAGGCTGCCTATGCCCACGCTTTTGTGCTTCTCGCGTCGAGCTCGGGTATGCAGGCCGGGATTCTGGGGGCGCGCGAGCTGTACGAGCTGGCCCTCGATGCGCACGAGTCGCATTTTTGGGAGTGCGAGTTTGGCCTGGTCTGCGAGTCTTTCGACCGGGGATTTACTCAGAGCGAGGACTATCGGGGTGCAAACGCAAACATGCACACGCTTGAGGCATCGCTGGCCGCATGGGACGCCACCGCCGATCCGCGTTGGTTGGAGAAGGCTGGCTCGATCCTTGCTTTTGTGCTCGGCGAGGCGGAGAAGATTGGTTGGCGGATCCCTGAGCATTTTGACGCCAACTGGCATCTGCTTCCCGATTTTAACAAGGATCGTCCCGCCGATCCGTTCCGCCCCTTCGGCCTTACCCCTGGTCACGGCATCGAATGGGCGCGCCTTGCGATGCACTATTGGGCTGCGAAGGCCCGACTTGGTGGTCTGAGTGACGCTTCCAATGGTACTGATGCCGACGACGCCCCCGCAGGCGCCACCAACGACGCCGAAGTGCCCGCCGCCCCCGCAGACGTCGCCCGCGAAGACTCCGATCTTGACCGTCTTCCTTCGCAGGCGCGCGCACTCTTCTTGCAGGCGATCGCCGACGGGTGGTTTGCCGACGGCGAGCCCGGCATCGTCTACACCACGGATTTTGCTGGCACCCCTGTCGTCCACGAGCGCATGCATTGGACGGTGTGTGAGGCTCTGAGTGCGTCCGCCGCCTTCGCGACCTATGGGCAAGAGGTGGGCGAGGCTGACGTCGTCGCCGACATGGAGCGGTGGTTCGATACGTTCCTTGCGTTCGCCAAGGAGCACCTGATTGAGGCGCCGGGCCGTTGGATTCACGAGCTGGACCGGACGAATTCGCCGTCGGGCATCACGTGGCCGGGCAAGCCGGATGTCTATCACGCGGCGCAGTGCGTGCTCATGCCGAACCTTCCGCTGACGCCGACCTTCGCTGGCGCGCTCAAGTTGACCTAA
- a CDS encoding LacI family DNA-binding transcriptional regulator: MARKTIRDIAREAGVSPTAVSFALNGRPGISPATRERILAIAERSDWAPNSRAQSLSRSKSDAVGLFIARKPDSYNTERFFFNFIVGLQNALTEQDLDLVFHTGPHADAEIATYRTWCAQGRVDGVVVVDPRVDDPRIAALRELQMPAVVVGKSVEGFASVVADERSIITTLAGHLYERGARTIGYVTGIANLVHTQERIEALKEFAADHAITALLASGEDATEESGHAAIRQLLNSDTTPDGIIFDNEILALGGFNALRAAGKEIGRDVLICSCEDSPLCRIVTPAITVVNREPAELGRVSAELLIRALGGESAPSLELEPAPLLSRESTAGLR, from the coding sequence GTGGCGAGGAAGACCATTCGCGATATCGCCAGAGAAGCCGGCGTGTCCCCCACAGCCGTCTCTTTCGCACTCAACGGCCGCCCGGGGATCTCACCTGCAACGCGCGAGCGCATCCTCGCCATTGCTGAGCGATCCGATTGGGCACCCAATTCGCGCGCACAGTCACTCTCACGATCGAAGTCCGACGCCGTCGGCCTCTTCATCGCCCGCAAGCCCGACTCCTACAACACCGAACGCTTCTTCTTTAACTTCATCGTCGGCCTCCAAAACGCCCTCACCGAACAGGACCTAGACCTCGTCTTCCACACCGGCCCCCACGCCGACGCCGAAATCGCCACCTACCGCACATGGTGCGCCCAAGGCCGGGTGGACGGCGTCGTCGTCGTGGACCCGCGCGTCGACGACCCGCGCATCGCCGCCCTGCGAGAGCTGCAGATGCCGGCCGTCGTCGTCGGAAAGAGCGTGGAAGGCTTCGCGTCCGTCGTCGCCGACGAACGCTCCATCATCACCACACTCGCCGGGCACCTATACGAACGCGGCGCCCGCACGATCGGCTACGTCACCGGCATCGCGAACCTCGTCCACACCCAGGAGCGAATCGAGGCGCTGAAAGAATTCGCCGCCGACCACGCCATCACCGCCCTGCTCGCCTCCGGCGAGGACGCCACCGAAGAATCCGGTCACGCGGCGATCCGGCAGCTCCTCAACAGCGACACCACCCCCGACGGCATCATTTTCGACAACGAAATCCTCGCCCTCGGCGGTTTCAACGCCCTTCGCGCCGCCGGCAAGGAAATTGGCCGCGACGTACTGATCTGTTCCTGCGAAGACTCGCCCCTGTGCCGCATCGTTACCCCGGCGATCACGGTCGTCAACCGCGAACCCGCCGAACTTGGCCGGGTATCCGCCGAGCTCCTCATCCGCGCCCTCGGCGGCGAATCCGCCCCCTCTCTCGAACTCGAACCGGCGCCGCTGCTCAGCCGAGAATCGACGGCAGGCTTGCGCTAG
- a CDS encoding alpha-mannosidase has product MDNSLLLKRINRTLSERIMRAQFSVASPLQLTMWRVPDEEGGVVGEPVAPGEDAQFQPISAGQPWGKPWQTVWFDVRGTIPTDVPDGDTVEARINLGFPDHSVGFLAEGLVRGEDGVAIKAINPRNQWIPLPQEPGATFHLTIEAAANPLLLDVLPFQETLDGDKLTASREDMYVLEQADVVVRHTEVAELILDIQVLTEMIEAKGEPFGHDDLEVLYALNDALDQLDLHNIPGTAAAARDVLKPIMERPALPGAHRLSAVGHAHIDSAWLWPIRETKRKVNRTLANVCRLIEDGTGLVFALPAAQHVAWLAEEDPELFERVKKHVAEGSIVPVGAMWVEPDAVLPGGEALARQIVEGASFFEEAFGIECKEIWLPDSFGYSAAIPQLAREAGITRFLTQKISWNQTNVFPHHTLLWEGLDGSRIFTHFPPADTYGSEVTGAQVAHAVNNFKDKGRTNVSLLPFGYGDGGGGPTRDMMARIQRMSDLRGAPRVVAESPHAFFDRAEADLPDPAVWVGELYLELHRGTFTSQIAAKQGNRRSEALLRETELWCTLAALAGADYPYDELRKVWHNVLLCQFHDILPGTSVAWVYREVAAIYADVRATCERLIEGALTLLATGRPAAASFANATSFSSSGVAPFEAAAGAESSEPARVQGSRISNGVLTLEFNDDGTCAQISDATRTYIPAGQRAGVFSIFQDFPNMWDAWDIDSFYKGTREDLELVSDGVGVEGETAYARAHATFGASSMNIEWTLAPGRPYVDVKAEVDWHEHEKLLKLSFPVDIHTDHAQYETQMGYISRPTHTNTSWEEAKFEVSAHRWVRLANAGAAWSIANDATYGWDITRHGAGRRGTWSDVRATLVKSAIYPDPNQDQGRFTWTFRIHPGAQVLDAVADGQQLNLPLRPAPATIGAPFACTGAVIESVSMAPDRSGDVVLRLYEATGAPSTVTLTWPDVSVSATDLRYRPSSEAPAVTTVGDDHTLDLAPFQIATLRVRPRTAPTAKETR; this is encoded by the coding sequence ATGGACAATTCGCTCCTCCTCAAGCGCATTAATCGTACGCTTAGCGAGCGCATCATGCGCGCCCAATTTTCTGTCGCTTCTCCGCTCCAGCTCACCATGTGGCGTGTGCCGGACGAAGAAGGTGGCGTCGTAGGAGAGCCCGTAGCTCCGGGAGAAGACGCGCAATTCCAGCCCATCTCCGCCGGGCAGCCGTGGGGCAAGCCGTGGCAGACGGTCTGGTTTGATGTGCGAGGAACGATTCCCACGGATGTTCCGGACGGTGATACGGTCGAGGCCCGCATCAACCTCGGCTTCCCGGATCACTCGGTGGGCTTCCTCGCCGAGGGGCTCGTGCGCGGGGAGGACGGGGTTGCGATCAAGGCCATCAACCCGCGCAACCAGTGGATCCCGCTCCCGCAGGAACCTGGCGCCACCTTCCACCTCACCATTGAGGCCGCCGCCAACCCCCTTCTGCTTGATGTGCTGCCCTTCCAGGAAACGCTCGATGGCGATAAGCTCACGGCCTCACGCGAGGATATGTACGTGCTTGAGCAGGCCGACGTCGTGGTACGCCACACGGAGGTCGCCGAACTGATCCTCGACATCCAGGTGCTCACCGAGATGATCGAGGCTAAGGGCGAGCCTTTTGGGCATGACGATCTCGAGGTCCTGTACGCCCTCAACGACGCGCTCGACCAGCTCGATTTGCACAACATCCCCGGCACGGCCGCCGCGGCCCGCGACGTCCTCAAGCCCATCATGGAGCGCCCAGCACTTCCCGGAGCGCACCGCCTCTCGGCCGTCGGGCACGCGCACATCGACTCCGCCTGGCTGTGGCCAATCCGAGAAACCAAGCGCAAGGTCAACCGCACGCTCGCCAACGTCTGCCGCCTCATTGAGGACGGCACCGGGCTGGTCTTTGCCCTCCCCGCCGCGCAGCATGTTGCCTGGTTGGCCGAGGAGGACCCGGAGCTTTTTGAGCGCGTCAAGAAGCACGTGGCGGAGGGCTCGATCGTCCCTGTGGGTGCGATGTGGGTGGAGCCGGACGCCGTCTTGCCCGGCGGCGAGGCGCTGGCCCGCCAGATCGTGGAGGGAGCGTCCTTCTTCGAGGAGGCCTTCGGTATCGAGTGCAAGGAAATCTGGCTGCCGGATTCCTTCGGATACTCGGCCGCGATCCCGCAACTCGCCCGCGAGGCCGGCATCACCCGCTTCCTGACCCAGAAGATCTCCTGGAACCAGACCAACGTCTTCCCGCACCACACCCTGCTGTGGGAGGGGCTGGACGGCTCGCGCATCTTCACCCACTTCCCGCCGGCCGACACGTACGGCTCGGAGGTCACTGGCGCCCAGGTCGCCCACGCCGTGAACAATTTCAAGGACAAGGGCCGCACGAACGTTTCCCTTCTTCCGTTCGGCTACGGCGACGGCGGAGGCGGGCCCACCCGCGACATGATGGCGCGCATCCAGCGCATGTCTGACCTGCGTGGGGCCCCGCGCGTCGTGGCCGAATCCCCGCACGCCTTCTTCGATCGCGCGGAGGCGGACCTGCCCGATCCCGCGGTGTGGGTGGGCGAACTCTACCTCGAGCTTCACCGTGGCACTTTCACCTCGCAGATCGCTGCCAAGCAGGGCAACCGCCGCTCCGAGGCGCTACTGCGGGAAACCGAGCTGTGGTGCACGCTGGCTGCCCTCGCCGGAGCGGACTACCCGTACGACGAATTGCGCAAGGTGTGGCACAACGTGTTGCTTTGCCAGTTCCATGACATTCTTCCCGGCACGTCCGTGGCGTGGGTCTACCGTGAGGTGGCCGCGATCTATGCAGACGTACGTGCCACCTGCGAACGCCTCATCGAAGGCGCACTGACGTTATTGGCCACGGGTCGCCCTGCCGCTGCCTCATTCGCAAACGCCACGTCTTTCTCCTCTTCGGGCGTGGCGCCTTTCGAGGCGGCGGCAGGTGCGGAATCATCCGAGCCGGCACGTGTGCAGGGATCGCGGATCTCGAACGGGGTGCTTACCCTCGAGTTCAACGACGACGGCACGTGCGCCCAGATCTCCGACGCCACCCGCACCTACATCCCCGCAGGTCAGCGGGCGGGCGTGTTCTCGATTTTCCAGGACTTCCCGAATATGTGGGATGCCTGGGACATCGATTCTTTTTACAAGGGAACCCGCGAGGACCTGGAGCTGGTGAGCGACGGCGTCGGGGTCGAGGGTGAGACGGCCTACGCCCGCGCACACGCCACCTTCGGTGCTTCGAGCATGAACATCGAGTGGACGCTCGCGCCCGGCAGGCCCTACGTCGATGTCAAGGCCGAGGTCGACTGGCACGAGCACGAAAAGCTACTCAAGCTCAGTTTCCCCGTGGACATCCACACGGATCACGCCCAGTACGAGACCCAGATGGGCTACATTTCGCGGCCGACCCACACCAACACCTCCTGGGAGGAAGCCAAGTTTGAGGTCAGCGCCCACCGCTGGGTTCGCCTAGCCAACGCCGGTGCGGCGTGGTCCATCGCCAACGACGCCACCTACGGCTGGGACATCACCCGCCACGGGGCTGGGCGCCGCGGCACTTGGAGCGACGTGCGCGCCACTCTCGTCAAGTCTGCCATCTACCCCGACCCGAACCAGGATCAGGGTCGCTTTACCTGGACTTTCCGCATCCATCCCGGCGCACAGGTGCTCGACGCCGTCGCGGACGGCCAGCAGCTCAACCTTCCGTTGCGTCCGGCTCCCGCCACCATCGGCGCACCGTTCGCGTGCACCGGCGCCGTCATCGAGTCCGTCTCCATGGCCCCTGATCGCTCGGGCGACGTCGTCCTCCGCCTCTACGAGGCGACTGGCGCTCCGTCCACCGTCACCCTGACCTGGCCCGACGTAAGCGTGAGTGCCACCGACCTTCGCTACCGTCCCTCATCCGAGGCGCCGGCCGTCACCACCGTCGGCGACGATCATACCCTTGACCTTGCGCCGTTCCAGATAGCGACGTTGCGCGTTCGCCCCCGCACTGCACCCACCGCAAAGGAGACCCGATGA
- a CDS encoding glycoside hydrolase 5 family protein: MKFGVNYTPRAGWFHSWLDFDPAAIASDLDAIASLGVDHLRIFPLWPLLQPNRSLIREAGLDDVVTVVELAAERGMNTYVDVLQGHLSSFDFLPAWVSTWHRRNLFTDADVVSGERALVHAMATRLRDVRGARGLSLGNEFIQFAADRHPDQHRASIDQIDAWLEDLLGTARTVWPEGTHVHTHDEDLWFDNTHPFTPAAAVNAGDLTTVHSWVFGRVGPRLGAGAPELEWYSRYLCELAAGWSADPDRGVWLQEIGSPSNYVDPADAAGFLTANIDRLLGAEGGGTAPNLQAITWWCSHDVSRNLVDFPEVEYTLGLFDSDGDIKPIGSAYKEAIERYSDAEPTRIERPTMAITLTPDGRDLADASHEFFDSWMASTLNGDVPRIVVNN, translated from the coding sequence ATGAAATTCGGCGTCAACTACACGCCCCGCGCGGGCTGGTTCCACTCGTGGCTCGACTTTGACCCGGCCGCGATTGCCTCCGACCTTGACGCGATCGCCTCCCTCGGCGTCGACCACCTGCGAATTTTTCCGCTGTGGCCCCTGTTGCAGCCCAACCGTAGCCTCATCCGCGAAGCTGGCCTTGACGACGTCGTCACCGTGGTCGAGCTGGCGGCAGAGCGTGGGATGAACACCTACGTCGACGTCCTGCAAGGCCACCTGTCATCCTTCGACTTCCTACCTGCCTGGGTCAGCACCTGGCACCGGCGAAACCTCTTCACCGATGCCGACGTTGTCTCCGGCGAACGCGCACTCGTGCACGCCATGGCCACCCGCCTTAGGGACGTCAGGGGAGCACGTGGGCTGAGCCTTGGCAACGAATTCATTCAGTTCGCCGCCGATCGTCACCCCGACCAGCACCGGGCAAGCATCGACCAGATCGACGCCTGGCTCGAGGATCTGCTGGGAACCGCCCGAACCGTGTGGCCCGAAGGTACCCACGTCCACACGCACGACGAAGACCTCTGGTTCGATAACACCCACCCCTTTACCCCGGCGGCGGCCGTCAATGCTGGTGACCTCACAACGGTCCATTCATGGGTTTTTGGGCGCGTTGGCCCGCGCCTGGGCGCAGGAGCACCCGAACTGGAGTGGTACTCGCGTTATCTGTGCGAATTAGCCGCAGGATGGTCCGCTGATCCCGATCGGGGCGTTTGGCTCCAAGAAATCGGTTCGCCATCTAACTATGTGGATCCAGCCGACGCAGCGGGATTCCTCACCGCCAACATCGACCGCCTCCTTGGCGCCGAAGGTGGCGGCACCGCCCCCAACCTCCAGGCCATCACCTGGTGGTGCTCACACGACGTATCTCGGAACCTCGTGGACTTCCCCGAGGTCGAATACACCCTTGGACTCTTCGATTCAGACGGTGATATCAAGCCGATCGGGAGCGCCTACAAGGAGGCAATCGAACGGTATTCGGACGCTGAACCCACCCGGATCGAAAGGCCGACGATGGCCATCACGCTCACCCCTGACGGGCGTGACCTCGCCGACGCTAGCCACGAGTTCTTCGACTCGTGGATGGCATCAACCCTCAATGGCGATGTGCCTCGCATCGTCGTCAACAACTAG
- a CDS encoding extracellular solute-binding protein, translating into MKVKKLGALAAAVALSLTACTGGSGSNAATSTGTGSADGKLTGEITFQTWSLKNEKFTPYFENLIKEFESQNPGAKVKWLDQPGDGYEDKVLQQAESGELPDVVNLPPEYAYALASVNMLVDLNKDSKVIKEYVPGGVGAYTFDGLEGVYGFPWYLGTELNYWNTELLEKGGMTEAPATYKETWELAAKLGEQGIPTISDLPSPKGLQIMVSDAGGKLDIIKDGKFVFNTPEAEAIIATYVDLYKKGAITPEALQNAGAANANVNNFNKGTVAWTTAGPNYIDKDVAVNSPTLLPKVKVSHGFGNPPLFVQGISVSKQSKNPELAMKFAEFVTNTDNQIAFVKLAVGFFPGTIAANADPSKFAQAAQNPEQKTATELAAKQMDAAKMTGNPRYTDEMETFAKQQIALAVKGEITPKEALDKAVEHAQQTLQK; encoded by the coding sequence ATGAAAGTTAAGAAGCTAGGAGCCCTCGCGGCTGCCGTAGCACTGTCGCTGACTGCGTGCACCGGCGGATCTGGCTCGAATGCGGCCACCTCCACTGGCACCGGCAGCGCTGACGGAAAGCTCACGGGCGAGATCACCTTCCAGACCTGGTCTCTGAAGAACGAAAAGTTCACCCCCTATTTCGAGAATCTCATCAAGGAATTTGAGTCCCAGAACCCCGGCGCCAAGGTCAAGTGGCTTGACCAGCCGGGCGACGGCTACGAAGACAAGGTCCTCCAGCAGGCCGAGTCGGGCGAGCTGCCCGACGTCGTCAACCTGCCACCCGAGTACGCATACGCGCTCGCATCAGTGAACATGCTCGTCGACCTCAACAAGGACTCGAAGGTCATTAAGGAATACGTTCCCGGCGGCGTCGGCGCCTACACATTCGACGGGCTTGAGGGAGTCTACGGATTCCCCTGGTACCTCGGTACCGAGTTGAACTACTGGAACACCGAGCTGCTCGAGAAGGGCGGCATGACTGAGGCTCCGGCAACCTACAAGGAGACCTGGGAGCTTGCAGCCAAGCTCGGCGAGCAGGGCATCCCCACGATCTCTGACCTGCCCAGCCCGAAGGGCCTACAGATCATGGTCTCGGATGCAGGCGGCAAGCTCGACATCATCAAGGATGGCAAGTTCGTCTTTAATACCCCCGAGGCCGAGGCGATTATCGCCACCTACGTCGATCTCTACAAAAAGGGTGCCATCACTCCCGAGGCACTCCAGAACGCTGGCGCCGCAAACGCCAACGTCAACAACTTCAACAAGGGCACCGTTGCCTGGACCACCGCTGGCCCGAACTACATTGACAAGGACGTCGCGGTGAACTCCCCGACCCTCCTGCCCAAGGTTAAGGTCAGCCACGGCTTCGGCAACCCGCCGCTCTTCGTCCAGGGCATCTCGGTTTCCAAGCAGTCCAAGAACCCTGAGCTCGCCATGAAGTTCGCCGAGTTCGTGACCAACACGGACAACCAGATCGCCTTCGTCAAACTCGCCGTCGGCTTCTTCCCGGGCACGATCGCCGCTAACGCAGATCCGTCGAAGTTCGCGCAGGCAGCCCAGAATCCGGAGCAAAAAACTGCCACGGAGCTAGCCGCCAAGCAGATGGATGCCGCCAAGATGACCGGTAACCCGCGTTACACCGACGAGATGGAGACCTTCGCCAAGCAGCAGATCGCGCTTGCTGTTAAAGGCGAGATCACGCCGAAGGAAGCCCTCGACAAAGCTGTTGAACACGCCCAGCAGACTCTGCAGAAGTAA
- a CDS encoding carbohydrate ABC transporter permease — MKLQRWYIPYLLVLPGVVWVLVFALWPFLNTVALAFTDARPLQPANFVGLDNFRMLFSDERFTYALTTSLVYVVVCVPFLTFLPLLLALLLHEKIPGVGFFRTTFYFPVIASAVVVAIVWEFLFSGSGTVNEALKFFGMIDRPIEFLSDRWLLIACAIGLTVWKGLGYYMVVYLAALSNIGRELHEAAAIDGAGRWRRFWSVTVPGVRGPMMLVAVLICVAAMRVFTELYVLSNGSGGPGGRSMSVVMLIQAMGKGLGGQIGYASAISLVLFFLTLVPLAIVGFTSNRDLIRDAMAARRSKKTVKQLIAKRRKEAETVPDTSMPLVAASAGKTLEENAR; from the coding sequence ATGAAATTGCAACGTTGGTACATTCCCTACCTCCTCGTGTTGCCCGGCGTCGTGTGGGTCCTCGTATTCGCGCTGTGGCCCTTCCTCAACACCGTGGCACTAGCTTTCACCGATGCTCGTCCCCTCCAGCCTGCGAACTTCGTCGGACTGGATAACTTCCGGATGTTGTTCTCCGACGAACGTTTCACCTACGCACTGACTACGTCACTCGTGTACGTGGTGGTGTGCGTGCCATTCTTGACATTCCTGCCCCTACTCTTGGCACTCCTCCTCCATGAGAAGATCCCGGGCGTGGGATTCTTTAGGACGACGTTCTATTTCCCGGTCATTGCCTCGGCCGTCGTCGTCGCCATCGTATGGGAATTCCTCTTCTCCGGATCTGGCACCGTTAACGAGGCGTTGAAATTCTTCGGGATGATCGACCGGCCCATCGAATTCCTCTCTGACCGTTGGCTCCTCATTGCCTGCGCGATCGGGCTGACAGTGTGGAAGGGCTTAGGCTACTACATGGTCGTCTACCTCGCCGCGCTGTCGAACATCGGGCGCGAGCTCCACGAAGCCGCTGCGATCGACGGAGCCGGCCGCTGGCGCCGCTTCTGGTCGGTGACAGTGCCGGGCGTGCGTGGCCCCATGATGCTGGTGGCCGTCCTCATCTGCGTGGCTGCGATGCGAGTTTTCACCGAGCTTTACGTTCTGTCCAACGGCTCGGGCGGCCCCGGCGGACGCTCGATGTCCGTGGTGATGCTCATCCAAGCGATGGGCAAGGGCCTGGGCGGGCAAATCGGTTACGCCTCGGCCATCTCTCTCGTCCTGTTCTTCCTCACGCTGGTTCCGCTCGCGATCGTCGGCTTTACCTCCAACCGCGACCTCATCCGCGATGCGATGGCCGCTCGTCGTTCCAAGAAGACTGTCAAGCAGCTCATCGCCAAGCGCCGCAAAGAAGCCGAGACCGTACCCGATACCTCTATGCCGCTCGTTGCGGCCAGCGCCGGCAAAACTCTTGAGGAGAATGCACGATGA
- a CDS encoding carbohydrate ABC transporter permease translates to MRTQQHDIPATAVPTPQPVRVNHDRPYRMKGSVDILKPSLGGLIAKYVLLFAILVVMVFPFLWQLSTSFKGAVENIYDFPPSIIPQAPTLDNYRTVFNTIPVLTYAWHSLLVGVGTVLTNVVFATLGGYALGCMTFRGKGLVFAVLFSTLLLPGEVTLTSQYLTVKSLGMANTLWGVFIPGAISAINILLVTAACRMIPKEILDAATMDGANTLQRLRHIVWPNIRGMVSVVALFAFIGAWDDFLWPLVVLSDPAKYTLTVGMEYLNSSLGANPRAIAAGTMIALVPIILLFATLQKQFFKGVEEGGVKG, encoded by the coding sequence ATGAGGACGCAACAACACGACATCCCCGCAACCGCCGTTCCCACACCGCAGCCGGTTCGCGTTAACCACGATCGTCCCTACCGTATGAAGGGTTCGGTGGACATTCTCAAGCCCTCCCTCGGCGGCCTCATCGCTAAGTATGTGCTCCTGTTTGCCATCCTCGTGGTCATGGTCTTCCCCTTCCTGTGGCAGCTGTCGACCTCCTTCAAGGGGGCAGTGGAAAACATCTACGACTTCCCTCCCTCCATCATCCCCCAGGCGCCGACTCTCGATAACTACCGGACGGTGTTCAACACGATCCCGGTGCTCACCTACGCCTGGCATTCGCTGCTGGTGGGTGTAGGCACGGTGCTCACTAACGTCGTCTTCGCAACCCTCGGCGGCTACGCACTTGGTTGCATGACCTTCCGCGGCAAGGGACTCGTCTTCGCCGTCCTCTTCTCCACGCTGCTCCTGCCCGGCGAGGTCACGCTGACCTCTCAGTACCTGACGGTCAAGTCCCTCGGCATGGCCAACACGTTGTGGGGCGTCTTCATCCCGGGCGCGATTTCGGCGATCAATATCCTCCTGGTGACCGCCGCGTGCCGCATGATCCCGAAGGAAATCCTTGACGCCGCCACCATGGACGGAGCTAACACCCTTCAGCGCCTGCGCCACATTGTCTGGCCAAATATTCGTGGCATGGTCTCGGTGGTCGCGCTGTTTGCCTTCATCGGCGCGTGGGACGACTTCCTGTGGCCGTTGGTGGTTCTTTCCGACCCGGCCAAGTACACCCTGACTGTCGGCATGGAATACCTCAACTCGAGCCTCGGCGCTAACCCGCGTGCGATCGCCGCCGGCACGATGATCGCACTCGTGCCGATCATCCTCCTCTTCGCGACCCTCCAGAAGCAGTTCTTCAAGGGCGTCGAGGAAGGCGGCGTGAAGGGATGA